In Populus trichocarpa isolate Nisqually-1 chromosome 7, P.trichocarpa_v4.1, whole genome shotgun sequence, the following proteins share a genomic window:
- the LOC7462554 gene encoding uncharacterized protein LOC7462554 isoform X2: MNCLSRRLILKPPLHSNLTFNFPSINVPFYSKPISIHQKRKLSANTAITSLMQNPLSGAEEDLVGYVFGKKKATEVAHLIWKRVVQNGDTVIDATCGNGYDTLAMLKMVADELGRGRVYGMDIQGDALKRTSSLLDESVTLKEKELVKLFSICHSRMEEIVPANSPVRLVAFNLGYLPGGDKTITTASETTQLALEAAKKILIPGGLISLVVYVGHPGGMEELETVEAFASGLSVDNWICCKFQMLNRPLAPVLVLLFKSDSTRSY; this comes from the exons ATGAACTGTTTAAGCAGGAGGCTAATACTAAAACCTCCCTTGCACTCAAATCTTACCTTTAATTTCCCTTCTATCAATGTCCCCTTTTACTCAAAACCCATTTCCATTcaccagaaaagaaaattgtcTGCCAACACTGCCATTACATCCTTAATGCAGAATCCCCTTTcag GTGCTGAGGAGGATTTGGTGGGTTATGTTTTTGGGAAGAAGAAGGCAACTGAAGTAGCCCATTT gatATGGAAACGTGTTGTTCAAAATGGTGATACTGTTATAGATGCTACTTGTGGCAATGGTTATGATACTTTAGCCATGCTGAAAATGGTGGCCGATGAATTGGGCAGGGGTCGTGTTTATGGGATGGACATACAGGGAGATGCTTTAAAGAGAACTTCTTCTTTGCTGGATGAAAGTGTCACTTTGAAGGAG AAAGAACTTGTGAAGCTCTTCTCCATCTGTCACAGTAGAATGGAAGAAATTGTTCCTGCAAATAGCCCTGTAAG GCTTGTTGCATTCAACTTGGGGTATCTTCCAGGAGGTGACAAAACGATAACCACGGCTTCAGAAACAACACAATTGGCATTGGAGGCtgcaaagaaaatattaattcctGGAGGGCTGATCAGTTTAGTTGTGTATGTGGGGCATCCTGGTGGAAT GGAAGAACTGGAGACTGTTGAAGCTTTTGCTTCGGGATTATCAGTTGATAATTGGATCTGCTGCAAGTTCCAGATGTTAAACCGACCTTTAGCTCCTGTACTGGTTCTCTTATTCAAGAG TGACTCTACAAGGTCCTACTAA
- the LOC7462554 gene encoding uncharacterized protein LOC7462554 isoform X1, with protein MNCLSRRLILKPPLHSNLTFNFPSINVPFYSKPISIHQKRKLSANTAITSLMQNPLSGAEEDLVGYVFGKKKATEVAHLIWKRVVQNGDTVIDATCGNGYDTLAMLKMVADELGRGRVYGMDIQGDALKRTSSLLDESVTLKEKELVKLFSICHSRMEEIVPANSPVRLVAFNLGYLPGGDKTITTASETTQLALEAAKKILIPGGLISLVVYVGHPGGMEELETVEAFASGLSVDNWICCKFQMLNRPLAPVLVLLFKREVAETQ; from the exons ATGAACTGTTTAAGCAGGAGGCTAATACTAAAACCTCCCTTGCACTCAAATCTTACCTTTAATTTCCCTTCTATCAATGTCCCCTTTTACTCAAAACCCATTTCCATTcaccagaaaagaaaattgtcTGCCAACACTGCCATTACATCCTTAATGCAGAATCCCCTTTcag GTGCTGAGGAGGATTTGGTGGGTTATGTTTTTGGGAAGAAGAAGGCAACTGAAGTAGCCCATTT gatATGGAAACGTGTTGTTCAAAATGGTGATACTGTTATAGATGCTACTTGTGGCAATGGTTATGATACTTTAGCCATGCTGAAAATGGTGGCCGATGAATTGGGCAGGGGTCGTGTTTATGGGATGGACATACAGGGAGATGCTTTAAAGAGAACTTCTTCTTTGCTGGATGAAAGTGTCACTTTGAAGGAG AAAGAACTTGTGAAGCTCTTCTCCATCTGTCACAGTAGAATGGAAGAAATTGTTCCTGCAAATAGCCCTGTAAG GCTTGTTGCATTCAACTTGGGGTATCTTCCAGGAGGTGACAAAACGATAACCACGGCTTCAGAAACAACACAATTGGCATTGGAGGCtgcaaagaaaatattaattcctGGAGGGCTGATCAGTTTAGTTGTGTATGTGGGGCATCCTGGTGGAAT GGAAGAACTGGAGACTGTTGAAGCTTTTGCTTCGGGATTATCAGTTGATAATTGGATCTGCTGCAAGTTCCAGATGTTAAACCGACCTTTAGCTCCTGTACTGGTTCTCTTATTCAAGAG AGAAGTAGCTGAAACACAATGA
- the LOC7462554 gene encoding uncharacterized protein LOC7462554 isoform X6, whose protein sequence is MNCLSRRLILKPPLHSNLTFNFPSINVPFYSKPISIHQKRKLSANTAITSLMQNPLSGAEEDLVGYVFGKKKATEVAHLGRVYGMDIQGDALKRTSSLLDESVTLKEKELVKLFSICHSRMEEIVPANSPVRLVAFNLGYLPGGDKTITTASETTQLALEAAKKILIPGGLISLVVYVGHPGGMEELETVEAFASGLSVDNWICCKFQMLNRPLAPVLVLLFKREVAETQ, encoded by the exons ATGAACTGTTTAAGCAGGAGGCTAATACTAAAACCTCCCTTGCACTCAAATCTTACCTTTAATTTCCCTTCTATCAATGTCCCCTTTTACTCAAAACCCATTTCCATTcaccagaaaagaaaattgtcTGCCAACACTGCCATTACATCCTTAATGCAGAATCCCCTTTcag GTGCTGAGGAGGATTTGGTGGGTTATGTTTTTGGGAAGAAGAAGGCAACTGAAGTAGCCCATTT GGGTCGTGTTTATGGGATGGACATACAGGGAGATGCTTTAAAGAGAACTTCTTCTTTGCTGGATGAAAGTGTCACTTTGAAGGAG AAAGAACTTGTGAAGCTCTTCTCCATCTGTCACAGTAGAATGGAAGAAATTGTTCCTGCAAATAGCCCTGTAAG GCTTGTTGCATTCAACTTGGGGTATCTTCCAGGAGGTGACAAAACGATAACCACGGCTTCAGAAACAACACAATTGGCATTGGAGGCtgcaaagaaaatattaattcctGGAGGGCTGATCAGTTTAGTTGTGTATGTGGGGCATCCTGGTGGAAT GGAAGAACTGGAGACTGTTGAAGCTTTTGCTTCGGGATTATCAGTTGATAATTGGATCTGCTGCAAGTTCCAGATGTTAAACCGACCTTTAGCTCCTGTACTGGTTCTCTTATTCAAGAG AGAAGTAGCTGAAACACAATGA
- the LOC7462554 gene encoding uncharacterized protein LOC7462554 isoform X5, translated as MNCLSRRLILKPPLHSNLTFNFPSINVPFYSKPISIHQKRKLSANTAITSLMQNPLSGAEEDLVGYVFGKKKATEVAHLGRVYGMDIQGDALKRTSSLLDESVTLKEKELVKLFSICHSRMEEIVPANSPVRLVAFNLGYLPGGDKTITTASETTQLALEAAKKILIPGGLISLVVYVGHPGGMEELETVEAFASGLSVDNWICCKFQMLNRPLAPVLVLLFKRYHEVAETQ; from the exons ATGAACTGTTTAAGCAGGAGGCTAATACTAAAACCTCCCTTGCACTCAAATCTTACCTTTAATTTCCCTTCTATCAATGTCCCCTTTTACTCAAAACCCATTTCCATTcaccagaaaagaaaattgtcTGCCAACACTGCCATTACATCCTTAATGCAGAATCCCCTTTcag GTGCTGAGGAGGATTTGGTGGGTTATGTTTTTGGGAAGAAGAAGGCAACTGAAGTAGCCCATTT GGGTCGTGTTTATGGGATGGACATACAGGGAGATGCTTTAAAGAGAACTTCTTCTTTGCTGGATGAAAGTGTCACTTTGAAGGAG AAAGAACTTGTGAAGCTCTTCTCCATCTGTCACAGTAGAATGGAAGAAATTGTTCCTGCAAATAGCCCTGTAAG GCTTGTTGCATTCAACTTGGGGTATCTTCCAGGAGGTGACAAAACGATAACCACGGCTTCAGAAACAACACAATTGGCATTGGAGGCtgcaaagaaaatattaattcctGGAGGGCTGATCAGTTTAGTTGTGTATGTGGGGCATCCTGGTGGAAT GGAAGAACTGGAGACTGTTGAAGCTTTTGCTTCGGGATTATCAGTTGATAATTGGATCTGCTGCAAGTTCCAGATGTTAAACCGACCTTTAGCTCCTGTACTGGTTCTCTTATTCAAGAGGTATCATG AAGTAGCTGAAACACAATGA
- the LOC7462554 gene encoding uncharacterized protein LOC7462554 isoform X4, translated as MNCLSRRLILKPPLHSNLTFNFPSINVPFYSKPISIHQKRKLSANTAITSLMQNPLSGAEEDLVGYVFGKKKATEVAHLIWKRVVQNGDTVIDATCGNGYDTLAMLKMVADELGRGRVYGMDIQGDALKRTSSLLDESVTLKEKELVKLFSICHSRMEEIVPANSPVRLVAFNLGYLPGGDKTITTASETTQLALEAAKKILIPGGLISLVVYVGHPGGIAALCCEPLKEFNFS; from the exons ATGAACTGTTTAAGCAGGAGGCTAATACTAAAACCTCCCTTGCACTCAAATCTTACCTTTAATTTCCCTTCTATCAATGTCCCCTTTTACTCAAAACCCATTTCCATTcaccagaaaagaaaattgtcTGCCAACACTGCCATTACATCCTTAATGCAGAATCCCCTTTcag GTGCTGAGGAGGATTTGGTGGGTTATGTTTTTGGGAAGAAGAAGGCAACTGAAGTAGCCCATTT gatATGGAAACGTGTTGTTCAAAATGGTGATACTGTTATAGATGCTACTTGTGGCAATGGTTATGATACTTTAGCCATGCTGAAAATGGTGGCCGATGAATTGGGCAGGGGTCGTGTTTATGGGATGGACATACAGGGAGATGCTTTAAAGAGAACTTCTTCTTTGCTGGATGAAAGTGTCACTTTGAAGGAG AAAGAACTTGTGAAGCTCTTCTCCATCTGTCACAGTAGAATGGAAGAAATTGTTCCTGCAAATAGCCCTGTAAG GCTTGTTGCATTCAACTTGGGGTATCTTCCAGGAGGTGACAAAACGATAACCACGGCTTCAGAAACAACACAATTGGCATTGGAGGCtgcaaagaaaatattaattcctGGAGGGCTGATCAGTTTAGTTGTGTATGTGGGGCATCCTGGTGGAAT TGCTGCACTGTGTTGTGAACCTCTTAAAGAGTTCAACTTTTCATGA
- the LOC7462554 gene encoding uncharacterized protein LOC7462554 isoform X3 codes for MNCLSRRLILKPPLHSNLTFNFPSINVPFYSKPISIHQKRKLSANTAITSLMQNPLSGAEEDLVGYVFGKKKATEVAHLIWKRVVQNGDTVIDATCGNGYDTLAMLKMVADELGRGRVYGMDIQGDALKRTSSLLDESVTLKEKELVKLFSICHSRMEEIVPANSPVRLVAFNLGYLPGGDKTITTASETTQLALEAAKKILIPGGLISLVVYVGHPGGMEELETVEAFASGLSVDNWICCKFQMLNRPLAPVLVLLFKRYHEK; via the exons ATGAACTGTTTAAGCAGGAGGCTAATACTAAAACCTCCCTTGCACTCAAATCTTACCTTTAATTTCCCTTCTATCAATGTCCCCTTTTACTCAAAACCCATTTCCATTcaccagaaaagaaaattgtcTGCCAACACTGCCATTACATCCTTAATGCAGAATCCCCTTTcag GTGCTGAGGAGGATTTGGTGGGTTATGTTTTTGGGAAGAAGAAGGCAACTGAAGTAGCCCATTT gatATGGAAACGTGTTGTTCAAAATGGTGATACTGTTATAGATGCTACTTGTGGCAATGGTTATGATACTTTAGCCATGCTGAAAATGGTGGCCGATGAATTGGGCAGGGGTCGTGTTTATGGGATGGACATACAGGGAGATGCTTTAAAGAGAACTTCTTCTTTGCTGGATGAAAGTGTCACTTTGAAGGAG AAAGAACTTGTGAAGCTCTTCTCCATCTGTCACAGTAGAATGGAAGAAATTGTTCCTGCAAATAGCCCTGTAAG GCTTGTTGCATTCAACTTGGGGTATCTTCCAGGAGGTGACAAAACGATAACCACGGCTTCAGAAACAACACAATTGGCATTGGAGGCtgcaaagaaaatattaattcctGGAGGGCTGATCAGTTTAGTTGTGTATGTGGGGCATCCTGGTGGAAT GGAAGAACTGGAGACTGTTGAAGCTTTTGCTTCGGGATTATCAGTTGATAATTGGATCTGCTGCAAGTTCCAGATGTTAAACCGACCTTTAGCTCCTGTACTGGTTCTCTTATTCAAGAGGTATCATG AGAAGTAG